In Panacibacter microcysteis, the genomic stretch AAAAACTCCTGGAAGGGAACAAAGCAATACGATGGTGGCACGTTATATACACAGTTCTCGCACTTTATAGACCTGCTTTATTGGTTTTTTGGCAATGTAAAAAATGCGCAGGCTATATTGTCAAACATTGCTCACCCTGTTATCATCGAGTTTGAAGATACCGGCATAGTAAACCTTGAATTTGAAAATGGAATACTGGGCGGCATACATTACACCGTAAACAGCTACCGTAAAAACATGGAAGGTTCACTGACCATTTTTGCGGAAAAGGGTACCATAAAGATCGGAGGAGAATACCTGAACGAACTCGAATACCAGCTTATAGAAAATTATGTCATAAACGATTTGCCCCAGGGTAGTCCTGCCAACAATTACGGCAATTACACCGGCTCTATGAGTAACCACGATAAAGTTTATGAAAACATGATTGATGTACTGCTGCATGGTGCTCCCGCCTATGCTAACGCATATGACGGTTTAAAAACGGTGGAGATCATCGGGCGCATTTACAAAGAAGCACGGTACATATAATTACTGCATAAAATTCTTTTCGGTATCAGCGATGGTTCTCCGTGGCATCGCCTGTTGTGTCACTCACTTGTACGTTCCGTTTTTATGGCTACTGCAGCGATCCGCAATACGCTTCCCATCCTTTTCACGCAGCGCCGCAGGACCGGTAAAAAACACTACCGCTTTATTGGTGCCTATCTTTTACCCGCCGCATAAATGCGCTCGATTATATCCACCACCTTCAGGCCTTCCAATGCATTGGTGGTAATCGTTGAACGTGAACGGATCACATCAATCACGTTTTGGATAATGTAATTATGATTGGCTGCAGAGCCCTTGTAAGCCCCGTAATCATTACCGGGGTTTGTAGGCGCCAGTTCAGGCATGGTATAATCTTTAATGTGGCAGTATTCCACCTTATCCATATACTGACCGCCGATTTTTACACTGCCATGCTCTGCAACAATCGTAATACTGCTCTCCATATTTTTATCCCATACAGAAGTAGAGAAATTAATGGAACCCATACCACCGCTGCACAGATCAAATGTAACTACACCGCTGTCTTCAAATGCGGTAAGCGACCGGTGATTGAACGAGTGCAGCCTTGATTGTATGTTTTCTATATCTCCAAAAAGCCAGTATAAAATATCGATGAAGTGTGAGAATTGTGTAAAGAGTGTGCCACCATCCTGGTCTTTTGTTCCATGCCATGTATCGCCTTTGTAGTAACGTTCGTCCCGGTTCCAGTAGCAATTTAGCTGCACCATGTAAACATTCCCCAGCTTGCCGCTTTCTATCAGTTCTTTTATCCATACTGAAGGCGGTGAATAGCGGTTTTGCATAACGGCAAAAACGTGTTTGTGCGCATGCAGGGCTTTAAAAATAATTTTCTCTGCATCTGCCTTGTTAAGCGCAATGGGCTTTTCAATAACAACATGTTTGTTGCTGTTAAGCGTTTGCAGCGCAAGCGCAGCGTGTGTGCCATTTGGCGTGGCAATGTTGATTACATCGGTATGTATACCCGATTGCAAAAAACTTTCAAGTGTTGAAAAGAATGGAACACTATATTGGTCGATTTTTAGAACCTGTTTATCTTTTGTGTCTATCAATGCTACGAGCTCAGCTTCGGCATTTCGGGTAATCATTTCTGCATGACGTTTGCCAATATGCCCGCAACCAACTACTGCAAATTTTATCATGGGTAATTTTATTTTCTTTATATTATGTCAAAAGTATGATATATATGTTAAGTATTGTAAGTGAATGCAATAGGATTATGCAGAACTAGTCTCAGAAAAAAGATGCTCTTTTGATAAAAAATATTCTTAATAAATATTACTTTTAATTTCCAATTTTTTCAACATCAAAGAATAACCGTTAGAAACTGTCTACTACATGATCATATGTCAATTGCACTGATACCCGACTTATCGAATAAATTTTACTGGCATTAGTTTAAAACTTTTTTCAAACCTTAACTTAAAAAATTTTTATGAATAAGCGCCATCATATTGAGACTTAAGTCATTGAAAGACTTGTGTACCGTTATCAATTTTAAACCTTAATCTTTCTTCAGCTAACTCAACCATACGGATTTTTAAGGCCTGTATATGGTCTGTATACTTGCATATCCCTCATTCAGCAAACCGACATTCACTTACTGTCAAAACTAAACCGTTATGAAAAAAATCGCTATTTTTTACTGCCTTATATTAATAGGCTGTGAAAAAGTTTTCAACGAAAACATTACTTCAGTCACAAATACCGCAGTCGGAATGGTATCAAATAAGCCTAACGTCATCATTATACTTGCGGATGACATTGGGTACGAGATACCAACCTATACGGGAGGACAAAGTTATTCTACACCCAATATAGACTTTATAGCTAGAAATGGAATCCAGTTTTGTGAAATGAGGGCTACACCATTGTGTTCACCGTCAAGGGTGCAGTTATTGACAGGTAAGTACAACTTTAGAAACTACGATAACTGGGGTAAAATTAATCCCGATAATTACACTGTAGCCGATCTTATGAAGAGCGCAGGATACAATACATGCATTACCGGCAAATGGCAACTTGGTGGAGCGGATACAAGTATTGTCGGCTGTGGATTCGACAAATATCTTGTATGGGATCCTTATACGGCTGGTTCTGGTTTAGGCAGAGGCTTTCAGTATAGAAACCCTACACTTTATGAGAATGGCATCTTATCTACCTATACCCATGACGAGTATGGTGAGGATATCATTCGGAACTACATGTTTAATTTTATTGACAGCATTAATTCAATCAAGAAAAACTTTTTCTGTTTCTGGACTCCAAATTTAGGGCATGATCCACATTTGCCTACTCCGGATGACCCGGATTACCTCACCGTTGCGCCCGTTAGAGCCAATTCTGACCTCAAGTATTATCCCTCTATGATAAAATATCTTGACAAAGAAATTGGAATGTTGGTAAATCATCTCGAAAGTATTGGTGCAACAAATACCTACATAATTTTTCTTGGTGACAATGGGACACCACAAGGCATAAGATCAAATTGGCGGGGCAGAACTGTAAATGGAGGAAAAAATACAGCACTGGATCATTGGGGTACCCATGTGCCAATGGTTGTGTATAAAAAAGGGATAATTCCACGCATTGATTCTACTTTAGTGGATCTCACAGACGTTATGGCAACGCTGGCTGAAGCTACCGGACAGCAGCTACCAACTAATGATGAATTTGATGGGCAATCTTTTTGGGATCAAATTAGAGGAGTTAGTAACCCATCTCCAAGGCTTTGGTCTTTCACATATTTTTATCCTCAACCAATAACACAGCCCACAAACTTGACCAGGTGGGTGGAGGATAAACAATTTAAGTTATACGACAGTTCTTTTGCACCAAGTAAGAAAAATAACATGTATAGGATTTATACAGATAGCGTGGAAAGGTTTCCGCTTAAATTAATCTACCCGGAAACACAGGCAAAATACGATTACTTTAAGCACATTCTTGATTCATTACACAATTAGCTTTTAATCACATATGATCTATTATTGTCCAGGTTATTGATAATCGGAAGTACAAGAGTGCGACGCAACCAAAGCCTTATAGCAGTAATGCAGCCGGCCACCAAAATAAACACTACAGTTTATTAACGACACCGTTCTTTAATACATACTGCCCGCCGCTTTCTTTGCAGGTGGCCATGCCATGCTCATCGAAAGAAAGCTTATGACCATACTCGCTCATCCACCCCGTTTGTTTGGAAGGATTGCCTACCACCAGTGCATAGGGTTTTACATCTTTTGTTACCACCGCACCGGCACCAACAAAAG encodes the following:
- a CDS encoding Gfo/Idh/MocA family oxidoreductase; translated protein: MYNTQQKQYPSYLSKKMHMPLTDFRFGIIGCGRIAERHAAQIVRFGRLVAVCDIIATSADTLAKKYNAHACYTTASLLLQQLDIVVVCTPNGLHAIHTIEALNAGFHVLCEKPMAIQFADCTKMMATAELNKKQLFIVKQNRFNPPVQAVKALIDEHKLGRIYSVQLNCYWNRDASYYKNSWKGTKQYDGGTLYTQFSHFIDLLYWFFGNVKNAQAILSNIAHPVIIEFEDTGIVNLEFENGILGGIHYTVNSYRKNMEGSLTIFAEKGTIKIGGEYLNELEYQLIENYVINDLPQGSPANNYGNYTGSMSNHDKVYENMIDVLLHGAPAYANAYDGLKTVEIIGRIYKEARYI
- a CDS encoding Gfo/Idh/MocA family protein is translated as MIKFAVVGCGHIGKRHAEMITRNAEAELVALIDTKDKQVLKIDQYSVPFFSTLESFLQSGIHTDVINIATPNGTHAALALQTLNSNKHVVIEKPIALNKADAEKIIFKALHAHKHVFAVMQNRYSPPSVWIKELIESGKLGNVYMVQLNCYWNRDERYYKGDTWHGTKDQDGGTLFTQFSHFIDILYWLFGDIENIQSRLHSFNHRSLTAFEDSGVVTFDLCSGGMGSINFSTSVWDKNMESSITIVAEHGSVKIGGQYMDKVEYCHIKDYTMPELAPTNPGNDYGAYKGSAANHNYIIQNVIDVIRSRSTITTNALEGLKVVDIIERIYAAGKR
- a CDS encoding sulfatase-like hydrolase/transferase, with translation MKKIAIFYCLILIGCEKVFNENITSVTNTAVGMVSNKPNVIIILADDIGYEIPTYTGGQSYSTPNIDFIARNGIQFCEMRATPLCSPSRVQLLTGKYNFRNYDNWGKINPDNYTVADLMKSAGYNTCITGKWQLGGADTSIVGCGFDKYLVWDPYTAGSGLGRGFQYRNPTLYENGILSTYTHDEYGEDIIRNYMFNFIDSINSIKKNFFCFWTPNLGHDPHLPTPDDPDYLTVAPVRANSDLKYYPSMIKYLDKEIGMLVNHLESIGATNTYIIFLGDNGTPQGIRSNWRGRTVNGGKNTALDHWGTHVPMVVYKKGIIPRIDSTLVDLTDVMATLAEATGQQLPTNDEFDGQSFWDQIRGVSNPSPRLWSFTYFYPQPITQPTNLTRWVEDKQFKLYDSSFAPSKKNNMYRIYTDSVERFPLKLIYPETQAKYDYFKHILDSLHN